One segment of Leptospira fletcheri DNA contains the following:
- a CDS encoding tetratricopeptide repeat protein — translation MSEPIEKTQIGKEEEDSHFAQIKNLAKEAYRYLDSRQWDKAESKLKELLAKEPANTYGLVGMGDLHFKRKEFKQALDFYNRCIKEDSSNKFSLMGMMNCYREMNLLNRVIEIAEEYRHITITDASILSRVADAHRKLKNFKESEVYYMQALQINPKDQYVIVGLGHLFFACQRYKDAIHWWEKLLVIQPDNIKILTEIGNSYRKIKDFDEAIQYYRRAADLDPKNFFALYGLAESYRGKKDFRKANEFWERILEFDPDNKLIINRYADSLRGMGEYDKALECFNRILSEGEDYFALLGKASSLKLKGSRDKAEEIYLDLHRKFPMDPRPVIELSELYYDVARKDEAVKLLEDFHRKQPLNEEVKAKLDFFTEEG, via the coding sequence ATGAGTGAACCCATTGAAAAGACACAAATCGGTAAGGAAGAAGAAGATTCTCACTTCGCGCAGATCAAGAACCTAGCCAAAGAAGCCTATCGCTATTTGGACAGCCGACAGTGGGACAAGGCGGAATCCAAGTTAAAGGAACTTCTCGCCAAGGAACCAGCGAATACGTACGGCCTCGTCGGAATGGGAGACCTCCATTTCAAACGCAAGGAATTCAAACAAGCATTAGATTTTTATAATAGATGTATCAAGGAAGATTCGTCCAACAAATTCTCCCTCATGGGAATGATGAATTGCTATCGCGAAATGAACCTGCTGAATCGCGTGATAGAGATCGCCGAGGAATACAGACATATCACGATCACGGACGCATCCATTCTTAGCCGCGTGGCAGACGCGCACAGAAAGCTCAAGAATTTCAAAGAGTCCGAAGTCTATTACATGCAGGCTCTCCAAATCAATCCGAAAGACCAGTATGTGATCGTAGGTCTTGGGCATCTCTTCTTCGCATGCCAAAGATACAAGGACGCGATCCACTGGTGGGAAAAATTGCTCGTGATCCAACCGGACAATATCAAGATATTGACGGAGATCGGAAACAGTTATCGCAAGATCAAGGATTTCGACGAAGCCATACAATATTACCGTCGCGCGGCCGATCTGGATCCCAAGAATTTCTTCGCATTGTACGGATTAGCCGAGTCTTATCGGGGAAAGAAGGATTTCCGGAAAGCGAACGAATTCTGGGAAAGAATTTTGGAGTTCGATCCAGACAACAAATTGATCATCAATCGTTACGCGGACAGCTTACGAGGGATGGGAGAGTACGATAAGGCTCTGGAATGTTTCAACCGGATCCTTTCCGAAGGAGAAGATTACTTCGCTCTACTCGGAAAAGCTTCCTCTCTCAAACTGAAAGGTAGCCGCGACAAAGCTGAGGAAATCTATCTGGATCTGCATCGGAAATTCCCGATGGATCCGAGACCCGTCATCGAACTCTCCGAGTTGTATTACGACGTCGCAAGAAAGGACGAGGCAGTCAAACTTCTGGAGGACTTCCACAGAAAGCAGCCTTTAAACGAGGAAGTGAAGGCAAAACTGGATTTCTTTACGGAAGAAGGCTAA
- a CDS encoding metallophosphoesterase has protein sequence MKNFSLAIIGDIHGFWTSVDTEYFSKSEYDAVLFTGDLGTYRTESTFRVAQEISKIRKPCYLVPGNHDTTSLFQLLAEILHLPSFLTWPGLPWHLRRYSRFRKELGDIRICEYSLHKEIGGLTILGARPLSMGFRLNFLPFLRKKFSVSNMADSVRKLDSLGREAAESGEDLLVLAHNGPAGLGNKASDIWGCDFRKEEGDFGDTDLATFLEHAASYGRTPNVVIAGHMHHHTKRSVLFRIWKVRKSGTLFINAARVPRVFRDAEGISWHHHVRLRRKDGAWDAEAVYLRNGKEEVFPLPELLEREKASVKEEVSLLP, from the coding sequence TTGAAAAATTTTTCGCTGGCAATCATCGGTGATATCCACGGTTTTTGGACCTCGGTCGATACTGAGTATTTTTCAAAAAGTGAATACGACGCAGTACTCTTTACGGGAGATCTCGGGACCTACCGAACGGAATCAACATTCCGAGTGGCACAGGAGATTTCGAAAATCCGAAAGCCCTGCTACTTGGTCCCGGGAAACCATGATACGACTTCTTTGTTCCAACTTTTAGCGGAAATTCTACACCTTCCTTCTTTTTTGACCTGGCCCGGTCTTCCTTGGCATCTTAGAAGGTATTCCCGTTTCCGTAAAGAACTTGGGGATATTAGAATATGCGAATATTCTTTACATAAGGAGATCGGGGGTCTGACGATTCTCGGGGCTAGGCCGCTGTCCATGGGATTTCGTCTGAATTTTCTCCCTTTTTTACGAAAGAAATTCTCCGTCTCGAATATGGCGGATTCCGTCCGAAAGCTGGATTCGTTGGGAAGGGAAGCCGCGGAATCCGGAGAGGATCTATTGGTTCTGGCACATAACGGACCCGCCGGCCTGGGGAACAAAGCCTCGGATATTTGGGGATGTGATTTTCGGAAAGAAGAAGGGGATTTCGGGGATACGGACCTTGCAACCTTTCTGGAACATGCCGCATCTTACGGAAGGACGCCTAATGTGGTGATCGCAGGGCATATGCACCATCATACGAAACGTTCCGTCTTATTTCGAATCTGGAAGGTCAGAAAGTCAGGAACCCTATTTATCAACGCGGCTCGAGTTCCCCGGGTTTTCCGGGATGCAGAAGGCATTTCTTGGCACCATCATGTTCGGTTGCGGAGAAAAGACGGTGCCTGGGATGCGGAAGCGGTGTACTTGAGGAACGGAAAGGAGGAGGTTTTTCCCCTTCCGGAACTTTTGGAAAGGGAAAAGGCCAGTGTGAAGGAGGAGGTTAGCCTTCTTCCGTAA
- a CDS encoding methyl-accepting chemotaxis protein — protein MQGISKEINKFIARFIFYTEAVAFLVAVPITLFLFTLVLELDESQTRNLLLAASIATPFLLLYTILATRWKLTVLYEYRSQFDTGAVNRETVFKAQKALFRLPILHSLEAGSRMLLGGAITAFLFGYFDPGIAADYYNLFGVLLFMTACLSLYFYLTTEKLKEDLSRTDIFGSIDASSLVRLSLNRTLSLTFFCIVFILAVGVSTIVYKLSYNSLRGAYFEQMKNLAQTLDILTETIYRDAEKDSEDLTENQNLKYFLSKFDTKESSGILEKFISSKSRFDGVAILQTEGNSYRKLAFAGTLDSEIGLITEKFSLPGSDQIAEQISKNRIFASEPSASPEGGSPVVLLIKQISVPTEGRTTFAVFSFKIGELTGWILQSVKVGKTGYPGLWSERMTFVNHINPAFRLKKLQEFSFRDDFKKSRDGEPVRYNLNGVYKYLIYKSNPGFGFKSFVAIENGEIADQALSTALYMIFFSFFGLIFVAALIYYILTKSLNPLNESRALIEKMAEGNLSHNITVHSRNEIGEMSISINEFNKKVKNVLHKISDASSNLASSSEEMSATLKSISDNAQGQAAAAEEISASIEEISAGMDSISHQTDEQVRLLDRLGGEMNAFSSSVRATSRNVEEALGQVKRITEDAKKGGKTLERTNTSIGKISRSSEEITGVIEIITNISEQIHLLALNAAIEAARAGAAGKGFAVVADEISKLADKTSSSTKDIEEIIQANEAEIGIGVGNIKETVAVIGGIIRDIETIYAKMSEVSSFMGEQLKSNESVNQSGLEVKSRSDSIRAAVQEQKMAIHEISTTISNINDLTQSNAASSEELSSSSVGLANLAEDLKRDSEYFHF, from the coding sequence ATGCAAGGAATCAGTAAAGAAATCAACAAATTCATAGCGCGTTTTATTTTCTATACGGAAGCAGTCGCGTTTTTAGTGGCAGTGCCAATCACTCTCTTTTTGTTTACGCTGGTATTGGAACTTGACGAATCTCAAACCCGGAACCTGCTCCTCGCCGCATCCATCGCCACTCCGTTCCTACTTTTGTACACGATTCTAGCAACCCGCTGGAAATTGACGGTACTCTACGAATACAGAAGCCAATTCGATACGGGAGCGGTAAATCGCGAAACCGTTTTCAAAGCCCAAAAGGCCTTGTTCCGATTGCCCATCCTCCATTCCTTGGAGGCCGGCAGCCGAATGCTGTTAGGCGGCGCGATTACCGCCTTTCTATTCGGCTATTTTGATCCCGGAATTGCGGCGGATTATTATAATTTGTTCGGCGTGCTTTTGTTTATGACCGCCTGCCTTTCCCTGTATTTCTATCTGACTACGGAAAAGCTCAAAGAGGATTTAAGTCGGACGGACATTTTCGGGTCCATAGACGCCAGCTCTCTGGTAAGACTCAGCCTGAACCGTACGCTTTCTCTCACGTTTTTTTGCATCGTTTTCATTTTGGCGGTCGGCGTTTCCACCATCGTTTACAAGCTCTCTTACAATTCTCTCAGAGGCGCGTATTTCGAACAGATGAAGAATTTGGCCCAAACTCTAGATATACTTACCGAAACCATCTACCGGGACGCGGAAAAGGATTCGGAAGACCTAACGGAAAATCAGAATTTGAAATACTTTCTTTCGAAGTTCGACACGAAGGAATCCTCGGGCATTCTGGAAAAGTTCATCTCCTCCAAGAGCAGATTCGACGGTGTAGCGATCTTGCAAACGGAAGGCAATTCCTATAGAAAACTCGCTTTCGCCGGAACATTGGACTCGGAGATCGGCCTTATCACGGAGAAATTTTCTCTTCCCGGCTCCGATCAGATTGCGGAACAGATTTCCAAAAACCGGATTTTCGCCAGCGAACCGAGCGCTTCCCCCGAAGGAGGTTCGCCGGTGGTTCTGCTCATCAAACAGATTTCCGTTCCTACGGAGGGAAGAACCACCTTTGCGGTTTTTTCCTTTAAGATCGGAGAATTGACCGGCTGGATTCTGCAATCCGTAAAAGTGGGCAAAACGGGTTATCCCGGGCTCTGGTCGGAACGGATGACCTTCGTAAATCATATTAATCCCGCCTTCCGCTTGAAAAAACTACAGGAATTTTCCTTTCGGGATGATTTCAAGAAAAGCCGGGACGGCGAACCGGTCCGCTATAATCTGAATGGAGTTTATAAATATCTAATCTATAAATCCAACCCCGGTTTCGGATTCAAATCCTTCGTAGCGATCGAAAACGGAGAGATCGCGGATCAGGCGTTATCGACGGCTCTTTATATGATCTTCTTTTCCTTTTTCGGTCTGATCTTTGTGGCTGCTTTGATCTACTACATTCTGACGAAAAGCCTGAATCCATTGAACGAGAGCCGAGCCCTGATCGAAAAGATGGCGGAAGGGAACCTAAGCCATAACATCACAGTGCATTCCCGGAACGAGATCGGCGAAATGTCCATCAGTATCAACGAATTCAATAAGAAAGTGAAAAACGTACTTCATAAGATATCCGACGCTTCCTCCAATCTCGCGTCCTCCTCCGAGGAGATGTCCGCGACTCTCAAGTCCATTTCGGATAACGCTCAGGGTCAAGCGGCAGCAGCAGAGGAAATTTCCGCGTCTATCGAGGAAATCTCGGCGGGAATGGATTCCATCTCCCACCAAACCGACGAGCAGGTTCGACTTCTGGACCGGTTGGGGGGAGAGATGAACGCCTTCTCCTCCTCCGTACGCGCCACTTCCCGAAACGTAGAAGAAGCGTTGGGTCAGGTCAAACGGATCACGGAAGACGCGAAAAAAGGAGGCAAGACGCTCGAAAGAACGAATACCAGTATAGGAAAAATCTCCAGAAGTTCGGAGGAGATCACCGGAGTGATCGAAATCATCACGAATATCTCGGAGCAAATCCACCTGTTAGCGTTAAACGCCGCGATCGAAGCAGCCAGAGCGGGAGCGGCGGGAAAAGGATTTGCCGTGGTTGCGGACGAAATTTCCAAGCTTGCGGATAAGACCTCCAGCAGTACCAAGGATATAGAAGAGATCATCCAAGCGAACGAGGCCGAAATCGGAATCGGAGTCGGAAATATCAAGGAGACAGTCGCAGTGATCGGAGGAATCATTCGGGACATAGAAACGATTTACGCGAAAATGTCCGAAGTCTCTTCCTTCATGGGAGAACAGCTGAAAAGCAACGAGTCCGTGAACCAGAGCGGCTTAGAAGTGAAAAGTAGGTCGGATTCCATCCGTGCGGCCGTCCAGGAACAAAAAATGGCGATTCATGAAATCTCCACTACGATCTCCAATATCAATGATTTGACCCAGTCCAACGCGGCTTCTTCGGAGGAGTTAAGTTCCAGTTCCGTCGGTTTAGCGAATCTGGCCGAGGATCTAAAACGGGATTCCGAGTATTTTCATTTTTAA
- a CDS encoding helicase yields the protein MSGESVLLQELEKLELNDLKKIAALWNLPKPPFKEKNKNLKFLYDTFLDEFYLKGVLEKLTVLQVNIYTSILKNKNVLTLGEISRKVNIPPINVEMELNLLRKYHLVYQRKNRERLTNNLDKYHAYEELADLVPLDQNLKGDKYKITIEKLLDHKKLTDISAEWKKAVKAPAKLDTIRKFYSHATAPEAFESALTSLSELEKDTLVRIYLSGGVADADDIRSFVVMNRGKYEAIVPALVEKGLVADICFVEEKFVRVFALPEELLKYIQNNPILPSIKKGTRQRQEKSATNELDFFLNTKKLLSYISRKGLVLAKSGKVKQADHKRTEQELLNPDIGIFPEKSQIYQMELILPILRLLNLADIKGENIILRGDVEGFLKKDIFEIMKLVIHEVNEARMKRINPPEVFQPTEMPFYDKMILDKCVNLIIKSKRIHLSVIFSTIIRDHLILSPGFRTKNFQTDLADLRKEIMSAIFYLHLFGLLEVEYPNRFLALSKLGEYFFQTGELTGSTEKGGITINPDFSIIAFPEKVSINGIHLLKAFTELKDYDRVYTFILTKEAYQLGILLGYKPIEFIDFLKASSRAELAQNLLFLLEDWGGNLPVVEIAEDCVLVRTKDQNVMELLLGQIKGKKIVLDEIGPNAILVDKARVQDVITVSEKLNLIIKLTR from the coding sequence ATGAGCGGCGAATCTGTATTGTTACAAGAACTCGAAAAACTCGAACTAAACGACTTAAAAAAGATCGCAGCCCTTTGGAATCTCCCCAAGCCGCCATTTAAGGAAAAGAATAAAAACCTTAAATTCTTATATGATACTTTTCTGGACGAGTTCTACTTAAAGGGAGTGCTCGAAAAGTTGACCGTTCTTCAGGTCAACATCTACACTTCCATCCTGAAGAACAAAAACGTCCTAACGTTGGGCGAAATTTCCAGAAAAGTGAACATTCCTCCGATCAACGTCGAGATGGAGCTGAATCTCCTTCGGAAATACCATCTCGTTTACCAGCGTAAAAATCGGGAACGTCTTACCAACAATTTAGATAAGTACCACGCTTATGAGGAATTGGCGGACCTGGTCCCTCTCGACCAGAACTTAAAAGGCGACAAATATAAGATTACGATCGAAAAGCTGCTGGATCACAAGAAGCTGACCGATATTTCCGCGGAATGGAAGAAGGCGGTAAAAGCTCCGGCCAAACTGGACACGATCCGGAAATTTTATTCCCATGCAACCGCCCCCGAGGCTTTCGAGAGTGCTCTGACTTCCCTGTCCGAATTGGAAAAGGATACGTTAGTTCGGATTTATTTGAGCGGAGGAGTCGCGGATGCGGACGATATCCGCAGTTTCGTGGTGATGAACCGCGGAAAATACGAAGCGATCGTTCCGGCATTGGTCGAAAAAGGTTTAGTGGCGGATATCTGTTTCGTGGAAGAGAAATTCGTCCGCGTCTTTGCTCTTCCGGAAGAACTTTTAAAATACATACAGAATAATCCCATCCTTCCTTCTATTAAGAAAGGAACACGCCAACGCCAAGAAAAGTCGGCTACGAACGAGCTGGATTTTTTCCTAAATACCAAGAAATTACTCTCTTATATCAGCAGAAAAGGCCTGGTTTTGGCCAAATCCGGAAAAGTAAAGCAGGCCGACCACAAGCGTACGGAACAGGAGCTTTTGAATCCGGACATCGGCATTTTTCCCGAAAAAAGCCAGATCTACCAGATGGAACTCATCCTTCCGATTCTGCGTCTGCTGAATCTCGCCGATATCAAGGGCGAGAATATCATTCTCCGCGGAGACGTGGAAGGATTCCTGAAAAAGGATATTTTTGAAATCATGAAACTCGTGATTCACGAGGTCAATGAAGCTCGCATGAAGAGGATCAATCCTCCGGAAGTCTTCCAACCGACGGAGATGCCTTTTTATGATAAGATGATCCTGGACAAATGCGTCAATCTGATCATCAAGTCCAAACGAATCCATCTCTCCGTGATCTTTTCTACGATTATCCGGGACCATCTGATTCTTTCTCCGGGATTCCGGACCAAGAATTTCCAAACGGATCTGGCGGATCTCCGGAAAGAGATCATGAGTGCTATTTTTTATCTGCATTTGTTCGGCCTTTTGGAAGTGGAATACCCGAACCGCTTTTTGGCTCTATCCAAATTGGGAGAGTACTTCTTCCAGACCGGCGAGCTTACTGGTTCCACCGAGAAGGGCGGAATCACGATCAATCCGGATTTTTCCATCATCGCCTTCCCGGAAAAAGTTTCCATCAACGGAATCCATCTGTTAAAGGCCTTTACGGAACTGAAGGATTATGACAGGGTCTATACCTTCATTCTGACAAAGGAAGCCTATCAGTTGGGGATTTTGCTCGGATACAAACCGATCGAATTCATCGATTTTCTCAAGGCTTCTAGTCGCGCGGAACTGGCTCAAAACCTCTTATTCCTATTGGAAGATTGGGGAGGAAACCTTCCTGTCGTGGAAATCGCCGAAGATTGCGTTCTCGTTCGTACGAAAGATCAGAACGTCATGGAACTTCTCTTAGGACAGATCAAGGGAAAGAAGATCGTCTTGGACGAAATCGGCCCGAACGCCATTCTCGTGGATAAAGCTAGGGTTCAAGACGTAATTACCGTCTCAGAGAAACTGAATCTGATCATTAAGCTGACTCGCTGA
- a CDS encoding ABC1 kinase family protein, which translates to MAGFLDNLRLGLGGAARMVSSGFIFSSKTLLLLKDLAVGGNVSQDFPVRLREAFEELGATYIKLGQFIASAPSLFPEEIVTEMQKCLDAVRPIPFSEVEKTIRKELGGRWENHFRSIDPSPLASASIAQVHSAVTKDGIDVVIKVQRSDIESALGADLNLLYLASLLFEKFVPGLNRSGLSDMMKLFQSSILEEIDFRKEASNLEEFERYLLAAGETRARVPKVYHGLSTEKILVMERFYGAPITDEVSLRKYSPDPARTLSDALEIWFSTLSHSGFFHADVHAGNLMILRDGTVGFIDFGIVGRISPKIWEGLMIFLEGLATNRPERIAKGLIRMDSTAEGVDEKKLAQDLGKVFDEMSEMVLGIQMGELEAFDERKLNAILFEFRELALRNGLKIPKEFGLLIKQILYFDRYVKAFAPDIDLIRDREKFIR; encoded by the coding sequence ATGGCCGGATTTCTGGATAACCTTCGCCTAGGATTGGGCGGGGCGGCTCGGATGGTTTCGAGCGGTTTTATCTTTTCCTCAAAGACCCTTCTCCTGCTCAAAGACCTGGCTGTGGGAGGTAACGTATCTCAGGACTTTCCGGTAAGGCTTCGGGAAGCCTTCGAGGAATTAGGGGCTACCTATATCAAACTCGGACAGTTCATCGCGTCCGCACCCTCCTTATTTCCGGAGGAGATCGTTACGGAAATGCAGAAATGCTTGGACGCCGTACGACCGATCCCGTTCTCCGAAGTCGAAAAAACGATCCGTAAGGAACTGGGAGGACGTTGGGAAAACCATTTCCGGAGCATAGACCCGAGTCCATTGGCTTCCGCCTCCATCGCGCAGGTCCATTCCGCGGTTACCAAAGACGGGATCGACGTGGTCATCAAGGTGCAAAGATCCGATATAGAATCCGCACTGGGCGCCGACCTGAATCTGTTGTATCTGGCTAGTCTATTATTCGAGAAATTCGTTCCAGGCTTGAATCGGTCCGGCCTTTCGGATATGATGAAATTATTTCAGTCCTCCATTTTAGAGGAAATCGATTTCCGCAAGGAAGCCTCGAATCTAGAAGAGTTCGAAAGATACCTTCTTGCCGCGGGAGAGACCAGGGCTCGGGTACCTAAAGTTTACCACGGGCTCAGCACGGAAAAAATCCTAGTTATGGAGAGATTTTACGGGGCTCCGATTACGGACGAAGTTTCCTTGAGAAAATATTCTCCCGATCCAGCCCGCACATTGTCGGACGCGTTGGAGATCTGGTTTTCCACTCTTTCCCACTCCGGTTTTTTTCACGCGGATGTACATGCGGGAAATTTAATGATCCTACGGGACGGCACAGTGGGTTTCATCGATTTCGGGATCGTCGGTCGGATCTCTCCGAAAATTTGGGAAGGTCTGATGATTTTTCTGGAGGGACTCGCGACGAATCGCCCGGAGAGGATCGCAAAGGGTCTGATCCGGATGGACTCCACAGCGGAAGGCGTGGACGAAAAAAAATTAGCTCAGGACCTAGGCAAGGTATTCGACGAAATGAGCGAAATGGTGCTCGGAATCCAGATGGGAGAATTGGAAGCGTTCGACGAGAGAAAACTGAACGCGATACTATTCGAATTCCGCGAACTGGCGTTAAGGAACGGCCTCAAAATTCCGAAAGAGTTCGGACTCCTTATCAAACAGATCCTGTATTTCGACCGTTATGTTAAGGCGTTCGCTCCGGATATAGATTTGATCCGGGATCGGGAAAAATTCATCCGATGA
- a CDS encoding FeoA family protein — MKVKLLDLEPGESRTLSGLKEFPGKEGLVRNLLDMGFLPGTRLQILAKYPSQDKIIVKVGLVQLVLRHVEAELLELEETE; from the coding sequence ATGAAAGTGAAATTACTGGATCTGGAACCCGGAGAATCCCGAACCTTGTCGGGACTAAAGGAATTCCCCGGAAAAGAAGGTCTGGTAAGAAACCTGCTGGATATGGGATTCCTTCCCGGGACCAGGCTGCAGATCCTTGCCAAATATCCGAGCCAAGATAAAATCATCGTGAAAGTGGGACTGGTCCAATTGGTCCTTAGACATGTAGAGGCGGAATTACTGGAGTTAGAGGAAACAGAGTGA
- the feoB gene encoding ferrous iron transport protein B, whose protein sequence is MAGNPNCGKSTLFNRLTGLRQKTGNFHGVTVEKAEGKIRSEDKTLSIMDLPGAYSLGGESEDKQVATKVLLSRKTTDRILFVLDGVAVERGLQFLMQIAGLKAPTLVVVTMRDALEKKGLSLDLKELRNAFGIDFRFVNPRTGEGVPELKEILFEDSSYRIPEYSFTWDRKREKLVGSILDRLESSDPTSLRFVVENSLKELSGEKLLTGIPGLSFLPTGARTLVESLFQKSGLLFAYSDELVQKSLWIKKLLSKSLSGKEVKGEHFLNFADRILLHPVWGLVSFLGIMALVFQMLFAWSEIPMDWIEKQVGAFAEFAGGFFPHGPIRSLVQEGAIGGVGAVLVFIPQISLLFFFIGIMEESGYIARASFVMDRFMGKFGLSGKSFIPLLSSAACAVPAIMGTRTIENKADRITTILVSPLITCSARYPVYILVIGTVFSQKPVFGILQTKALALFGLFLLGMIASMTAAFIFKKTFFLSEPSYFLMELPRYHFPSPKILFMVVYKKIKTFLLNAGKIILSISVLLWFLANYPRLDESKTSGLEPAQAKSLQISESYAGYMGKAMEPILKPIGFGWKMGIGLITSFAAREVMVSTLSIIYGVQGEDSDQEDLRTALQNDKDPETGKPIWNLASALSLLVFFAFACQCMSTLAVVKRETNSLFWPFFLFGYMTLLAYVSSFLVYQIGKAIGWT, encoded by the coding sequence CTGGCGGGAAATCCGAATTGCGGGAAATCCACTCTGTTCAATCGGCTCACCGGACTCAGGCAAAAGACGGGAAATTTCCACGGGGTCACGGTGGAAAAAGCCGAGGGAAAAATCCGCTCCGAGGATAAAACTCTGAGTATCATGGATCTGCCGGGAGCCTATAGCCTAGGCGGAGAATCGGAAGACAAACAGGTAGCCACCAAAGTTCTGCTCTCCCGCAAAACAACGGATCGAATCCTTTTCGTTCTGGACGGGGTCGCCGTCGAGAGGGGTCTGCAATTTCTGATGCAAATCGCCGGACTCAAGGCGCCTACTCTTGTGGTCGTTACGATGAGGGACGCATTGGAAAAAAAGGGTTTAAGTCTGGACCTGAAAGAACTTCGAAACGCCTTCGGAATCGATTTTAGATTCGTAAATCCGAGAACGGGAGAAGGGGTCCCCGAATTGAAAGAGATCCTTTTCGAAGACTCCTCGTATCGAATTCCTGAATATTCTTTTACCTGGGATCGCAAAAGGGAAAAACTCGTCGGGTCCATTCTCGACCGCTTGGAAAGCTCCGATCCGACATCCCTCAGGTTCGTCGTGGAAAATTCCCTGAAAGAATTGTCGGGAGAAAAATTGCTTACGGGAATTCCCGGTCTTTCCTTTTTACCGACGGGGGCAAGGACCCTGGTCGAGAGTCTCTTCCAAAAGTCCGGACTGCTTTTTGCCTACTCGGATGAACTCGTACAAAAATCCCTTTGGATCAAAAAACTTCTCTCCAAATCCCTTTCCGGCAAGGAAGTGAAGGGAGAACATTTCTTGAACTTCGCGGACAGAATCCTTTTGCACCCCGTTTGGGGCTTGGTCAGTTTTTTGGGCATCATGGCTCTGGTTTTCCAGATGCTCTTTGCCTGGTCCGAAATCCCGATGGATTGGATCGAAAAACAGGTCGGTGCGTTCGCGGAATTCGCCGGAGGTTTTTTCCCTCACGGTCCGATCCGGTCCCTCGTCCAGGAAGGAGCTATCGGAGGAGTCGGAGCGGTACTCGTCTTTATCCCGCAAATCAGCCTTCTTTTTTTCTTTATCGGGATCATGGAGGAAAGCGGCTATATCGCGAGAGCTTCCTTCGTCATGGATCGGTTCATGGGAAAATTCGGACTTTCCGGAAAATCCTTTATCCCTCTCTTATCCTCGGCCGCTTGTGCGGTTCCCGCGATCATGGGAACGAGGACCATAGAAAACAAGGCGGATAGGATCACTACGATTCTGGTGTCTCCATTGATCACATGCTCCGCAAGATATCCCGTTTATATATTGGTCATCGGAACGGTTTTTTCCCAAAAACCCGTTTTCGGAATCCTGCAGACCAAGGCCTTAGCGTTGTTCGGATTATTCCTGCTCGGAATGATTGCGTCCATGACGGCGGCTTTCATATTTAAAAAGACCTTCTTTTTATCCGAGCCTTCCTACTTTTTGATGGAACTCCCCCGATATCATTTCCCCTCCCCCAAAATCCTTTTTATGGTAGTATATAAGAAAATTAAAACATTCTTATTGAATGCGGGGAAAATCATCCTATCCATCTCCGTATTGCTTTGGTTTTTGGCGAACTACCCTCGCTTGGACGAATCCAAAACTTCAGGACTGGAACCGGCCCAGGCAAAATCCCTGCAAATCTCCGAGTCCTATGCGGGCTATATGGGTAAGGCAATGGAACCGATCCTGAAACCGATCGGTTTCGGATGGAAGATGGGCATAGGACTGATCACTTCGTTCGCGGCGCGGGAGGTGATGGTATCCACGCTATCCATCATCTACGGCGTGCAAGGCGAAGATAGCGACCAAGAAGACTTGCGCACCGCGCTCCAAAACGATAAGGATCCGGAAACGGGAAAGCCGATTTGGAATTTGGCCAGTGCCTTAAGTTTATTGGTTTTTTTCGCGTTCGCCTGCCAATGCATGTCCACGTTGGCGGTAGTAAAAAGGGAAACGAACTCCCTATTTTGGCCGTTTTTCCTATTCGGGTACATGACTTTACTCGCCTATGTTTCTTCCTTCTTGGTCTACCAAATCGGAAAAGCGATCGGATGGACCTGA